Proteins encoded together in one Chitinophaga lutea window:
- a CDS encoding bifunctional adenosylcobinamide kinase/adenosylcobinamide-phosphate guanylyltransferase, with the protein MSTIDPQPGIIFITGGARSGKSRYAQDLALQLSASPVYVATARHWDGDFQQRIRRHQDDRDGRWTSLEEEKHISRLDLTGKVAVIDCVTLWLTNFFVDSKYNVDECLAACKQEISQLSQQAGAFIIVSNEIGMGVHAETAIGRQFTDLQGWMNQYIASLARRVVFMVSGIPMEIKNIS; encoded by the coding sequence ATGTCAACAATCGATCCGCAGCCCGGCATCATTTTTATTACGGGAGGCGCCCGCAGCGGCAAAAGCCGCTACGCACAGGATCTCGCGCTGCAGTTGAGCGCATCCCCCGTTTACGTTGCTACCGCCCGCCATTGGGACGGGGATTTCCAGCAACGCATCAGGCGGCACCAGGATGACCGCGACGGGCGCTGGACCTCGCTCGAGGAAGAAAAACACATCAGCCGGCTTGACCTGACGGGCAAGGTTGCCGTCATCGACTGTGTGACGCTCTGGCTCACCAATTTTTTCGTGGACAGTAAATACAATGTGGACGAATGCCTCGCGGCATGCAAACAGGAAATCAGCCAGCTATCGCAGCAGGCAGGCGCCTTCATTATCGTCAGCAATGAAATCGGCATGGGCGTGCATGCCGAAACGGCCATCGGCCGTCAATTCACGGACCTGCAGGGATGGATGAACCAGTACATCGCTTCACTGGCCCGCCGCGTCGTGTTCATGGTGAGCGGGATACCCATGGAGATCAAAAACATATCATGA
- a CDS encoding DUF6580 family putative transport protein codes for MPVSTFSQRNAVILLIIAVVAAIRLLSFLDAGPLAYFTPLGAMALFGAAHFSGYVKPYAFPLLALFISDLVLSFTVFAEFRTGLLYSGWYWTYLAFALMTVAGKLMLKEVTISRLIAATITATLIHWLVSDIGACAVENKLTFAFYLNRLVTAIPYELNFLGGTAFFSAIMFGIFELAQRKYASLKPAR; via the coding sequence ATGCCAGTTTCAACATTTAGTCAGAGGAACGCAGTAATACTGCTCATCATTGCGGTTGTGGCGGCGATACGCCTGTTATCATTCCTGGATGCGGGCCCGCTGGCCTATTTTACGCCGTTGGGCGCCATGGCGTTATTCGGCGCGGCGCATTTCAGCGGTTATGTAAAACCATACGCCTTTCCGCTGCTCGCCCTTTTTATCAGCGACCTGGTACTGTCTTTCACCGTGTTCGCCGAATTCCGGACCGGCCTTTTATACAGCGGCTGGTACTGGACGTACCTGGCGTTCGCCCTGATGACGGTAGCCGGCAAGCTGATGCTGAAAGAGGTCACCATTTCCAGGCTGATAGCGGCCACTATCACCGCCACCCTGATTCACTGGCTGGTGAGCGACATTGGCGCCTGCGCGGTGGAAAACAAACTCACTTTCGCCTTTTACCTGAACCGCCTGGTCACCGCCATTCCTTATGAGCTCAATTTCCTGGGCGGCACTGCATTCTTCAGCGCTATCATGTTTGGCATATTTGAGCTGGCGCAACGAAAATATGCTTCATTGAAGCCTGCCCGGTAA
- a CDS encoding TonB-dependent receptor plug domain-containing protein, protein MTKRLLTLSALLAAMHAQAQDSTATRALDEVVVTATKYPKKTSETGKVISVITREQLDRSGGKDLSQLLNEQTGLSVSGANSNPGKDKSIFLRGAKSDYTLIMIDGAPVYDASGSSSNFDFRLMPVENIERIEILKGSQSTLYGSDAVAGVINIITRQGDSRKIIAPFASAAYGSYNTRKLNAGLNGSADFFNYNVGFTHYKTDGFSESTDKNNTGKFDKDGYEQNAFMANLGFRVKNVAKITPFLRYTKYNGRLDADAFTDDKDYTYNLSNLQTGVRNELTLGKVKLNLLYNFTATKRNYLNDSLIRESAFDGYSKGFYEGKEHFLDAYVHVPVLPALSFTGGIDYRSGLTDVKTSGVYKYEMGGVVYSGEYAGAIHSDSAKQNQTGVYGAFTYAAKGLNIEAGGRFNHHSVYGNNGVFNINPSYLINRQFKVFANISTAYKVPTLYQMHSEYKNPFTSLNPEKAITYEAGLQYYSTTNLVNVRTAVFKRDVKDGIAFYTDPNTFRSYYINQDKQNDWGFEIEPTFNFRDKGQLILSYAFVDGEVTTKKGEKDTSYFNLIRRPKSIFNATANYNITKNLFVSIGVQSFGKRSDLDFSTAPASVVSLKAYTLLNAYVEYRFFNNQLRVFADAKNLTDVDYTEVYGYNAQGINVQGGFRFSL, encoded by the coding sequence ATGACAAAAAGGTTACTCACGTTATCGGCCCTGCTGGCGGCAATGCACGCGCAGGCGCAGGATTCAACCGCAACAAGAGCGCTGGATGAAGTAGTGGTCACCGCTACGAAGTATCCCAAAAAAACATCGGAAACGGGCAAGGTGATCTCCGTGATCACCCGCGAGCAGCTCGACCGGAGCGGCGGCAAAGACCTCTCCCAGCTATTGAATGAACAAACCGGCTTGTCTGTCAGCGGCGCCAACAGCAATCCCGGGAAAGACAAATCGATCTTCCTCCGTGGTGCAAAATCGGATTATACGCTCATCATGATAGATGGCGCTCCTGTTTATGATGCTTCCGGCTCCAGCAGCAACTTTGATTTCAGGCTGATGCCCGTGGAAAACATCGAACGCATAGAAATCCTGAAAGGCAGCCAGTCTACCCTCTATGGCTCCGACGCCGTGGCCGGTGTGATCAACATCATTACCCGGCAGGGCGACAGCAGGAAAATCATCGCCCCCTTCGCCTCCGCCGCCTATGGCAGCTACAACACGAGGAAACTCAACGCGGGCCTCAACGGCAGCGCCGATTTCTTCAATTATAACGTAGGCTTTACCCATTACAAAACAGACGGCTTCAGCGAATCCACCGACAAAAACAACACCGGCAAGTTCGATAAAGACGGCTATGAGCAAAACGCCTTCATGGCCAACCTTGGCTTCAGGGTTAAAAACGTCGCGAAAATAACGCCCTTCCTGCGTTACACGAAATACAACGGCCGGCTGGATGCGGATGCTTTCACCGACGACAAGGACTACACCTACAATTTATCCAACCTGCAGACGGGTGTCCGCAATGAACTGACGCTGGGCAAAGTGAAGCTGAACCTCCTGTACAACTTTACGGCCACCAAAAGGAATTACCTCAACGACTCCCTGATCAGGGAATCCGCCTTTGACGGCTATAGCAAAGGGTTCTATGAAGGGAAGGAACATTTCCTGGATGCGTATGTACATGTGCCTGTTCTGCCGGCGCTGTCCTTTACCGGTGGTATCGATTACCGCAGCGGGTTAACGGATGTAAAAACTTCCGGCGTATATAAATACGAGATGGGCGGCGTGGTGTACAGCGGCGAATATGCGGGCGCCATCCACTCCGATTCGGCCAAACAGAACCAGACCGGCGTATACGGCGCGTTCACGTATGCCGCCAAAGGGCTGAACATTGAAGCAGGCGGGCGGTTCAACCATCACTCCGTATATGGCAACAACGGCGTGTTCAACATCAATCCGTCTTACCTGATCAACCGGCAGTTCAAGGTATTCGCCAACATCTCCACCGCCTATAAAGTGCCTACGCTGTACCAGATGCATTCCGAATACAAGAACCCGTTCACCAGCCTGAATCCGGAGAAAGCGATTACGTACGAAGCGGGGCTGCAATACTATTCCACCACCAACCTGGTGAATGTGCGCACAGCCGTATTCAAGCGTGATGTAAAGGACGGCATTGCATTCTATACGGATCCCAATACGTTCAGGAGCTATTACATCAACCAGGACAAACAAAATGACTGGGGCTTTGAAATCGAGCCCACTTTCAACTTCCGCGACAAAGGCCAGCTGATCCTGTCCTATGCTTTTGTAGATGGAGAGGTGACCACTAAAAAGGGCGAAAAGGATACTTCCTATTTCAACCTGATACGCCGGCCCAAAAGCATCTTCAACGCCACGGCGAATTACAATATCACCAAAAACTTGTTTGTCAGCATCGGGGTACAAAGCTTCGGCAAGCGCAGCGACCTGGACTTCAGCACCGCTCCCGCTTCCGTTGTTTCGCTGAAGGCCTATACCCTGCTGAATGCGTACGTGGAATACCGGTTCTTCAACAATCAACTGAGGGTGTTTGCGGATGCCAAAAACCTCACCGACGTTGATTATACCGAAGTATATGGTTATAACGCCCAGGGGATAAACGTACAGGGCGGATTCAGGTTCAGCCTGTAG
- the cobC gene encoding alpha-ribazole phosphatase has product MSIYVIRHTTPLIEKGTCYGQADIDVTATFEDEAQIIRRHLPAGLQRVYSSPLQRCRKLAEHLFPGHAIHFEHDLKEIHCGEWELQQWNDIPREEIEPWMNDFVNVCIPGGESYVHLFTRVTRCFEAMTASGKTTAIVTHGGVIRSILAHITRTPLHESFSAFSVYYGCVVKIDAHHDGFTYEILSNIPTAKEQHQPSR; this is encoded by the coding sequence ATGAGTATTTATGTCATTCGCCATACAACGCCGCTGATCGAAAAAGGCACCTGCTATGGGCAGGCCGATATTGACGTGACCGCCACATTTGAAGATGAAGCGCAGATTATCCGGCGGCACCTTCCTGCCGGGCTGCAACGGGTTTACAGCAGTCCGCTGCAGCGTTGCCGGAAACTGGCGGAGCATCTGTTTCCCGGGCACGCCATCCACTTTGAGCACGACCTGAAAGAGATACACTGCGGGGAATGGGAACTGCAGCAGTGGAACGACATCCCGCGGGAAGAGATCGAGCCGTGGATGAATGACTTTGTGAATGTATGTATCCCGGGCGGGGAAAGTTATGTGCACCTGTTTACGCGCGTGACCCGCTGTTTCGAGGCCATGACCGCGAGCGGGAAAACAACCGCTATTGTGACGCATGGCGGCGTCATCCGGAGCATCCTGGCCCATATTACCCGAACGCCCCTGCATGAGTCCTTTTCGGCCTTTTCGGTGTATTATGGATGCGTGGTTAAAATAGACGCACACCATGACGGCTTTACCTATGAAATACTGTCCAACATCCCGACGGCAAAAGAGCAGCATCAGCCGAGCCGGTAG
- a CDS encoding adenosylcobinamide-GDP ribazoletransferase, which produces MKKELRIFFTALMFLTRLPVPKFTDHSQEYLEKSARYFPLVGWIVAAISGITFLVFNHHVGENIAILASIVAGVFTTGAFHEDGFADVCDAFGGGWTKEKILAIMKDSRLGTYGVTGLTGILAAKFLLLKELAAFTPGMHTSFLDIVSRYQPFLLVLVAAHALSRLMGVWTIYLFDYVTDPDGSKSKPVTSLKPSWATLLLASLFALFPFIFLPWQFALAIVPVVLIAYRLARYFKKWIGGYTGDCLGAIQQVSELTFYLAAIIVWRYIG; this is translated from the coding sequence ATGAAAAAAGAACTGCGTATATTCTTTACGGCATTGATGTTTCTTACCCGGTTGCCCGTACCGAAATTCACCGATCACTCGCAGGAGTACCTGGAAAAATCGGCGCGGTATTTCCCGCTCGTAGGCTGGATCGTGGCTGCTATCAGCGGCATTACCTTTCTTGTATTCAATCACCATGTAGGGGAAAACATTGCCATCCTGGCATCCATCGTGGCGGGCGTCTTTACGACCGGGGCTTTTCACGAAGACGGTTTCGCCGATGTGTGTGACGCCTTTGGCGGCGGATGGACCAAAGAAAAGATCCTTGCCATCATGAAAGACAGCCGGCTGGGCACATACGGCGTGACAGGCCTGACCGGCATACTGGCCGCGAAATTCCTGCTGCTGAAAGAGCTGGCTGCGTTCACGCCCGGCATGCATACCTCCTTCCTTGATATTGTTTCCCGCTACCAGCCTTTTTTGCTGGTACTGGTGGCAGCGCATGCCCTCAGCCGGCTGATGGGTGTATGGACCATCTATCTTTTCGACTATGTAACCGATCCCGACGGCAGTAAATCAAAACCGGTCACCAGCCTCAAACCCTCGTGGGCGACCCTGCTCCTGGCCAGTCTCTTCGCATTGTTCCCGTTTATTTTCCTGCCCTGGCAGTTCGCACTGGCCATCGTTCCGGTAGTGCTGATCGCTTACCGCCTCGCCAGGTATTTTAAAAAATGGATCGGGGGATATACCGGCGATTGCCTCGGCGCCATCCAGCAGGTGAGCGAACTGACCTTTTACCTCGCGGCAATAATCGTGTGGCGGTATATTGGCTGA
- the cobT gene encoding nicotinate-nucleotide--dimethylbenzimidazole phosphoribosyltransferase, with translation MTTNAATLREQLLHKINNKTKPLGSLGLLETIAMQVGMIQGTTSPAINQPHIVVFAGDHGIAETGLVNPYPQAVTAQMVLNFLNGGAAINVFCRQHNITLHVVDAGVNHAFGPAPAGQSGDRFIDAKMGLGTANYLEGPAMSETTATAAIEKGKSIVQAIAGSGGNCVGFGEMGIGNTSSASLIMSAVTGIPLAACVGRGTGVNDEQLQTKINTLGQAYALHRLPELRHQPVALLSRVGGFEIAMMAGAYLQAAEEKMVIVVDGFIASAALLLAQLINPSVVSHCIFAHTSGEQGHEKMLQHLQATTLLHLGMRLGEGTGAALAIPLIRSAVNFLQEMASFESAGVSNIEATT, from the coding sequence ATGACAACAAATGCCGCTACACTGCGGGAGCAGCTCCTGCACAAGATCAACAATAAAACAAAACCGCTCGGCTCGCTGGGCCTGCTGGAAACCATCGCCATGCAGGTAGGGATGATACAGGGCACCACCTCACCGGCGATCAATCAACCACATATCGTTGTATTTGCCGGCGATCACGGCATTGCCGAGACCGGGCTGGTAAACCCCTACCCGCAGGCGGTAACGGCGCAGATGGTGCTGAACTTCCTGAACGGCGGGGCCGCCATCAATGTGTTCTGCCGGCAGCACAATATTACTTTACACGTGGTGGATGCGGGAGTCAACCATGCCTTTGGCCCTGCTCCAGCCGGGCAAAGCGGGGATCGCTTCATCGATGCAAAAATGGGTCTTGGTACCGCCAACTATCTCGAAGGGCCGGCGATGAGTGAAACCACCGCCACCGCCGCCATCGAAAAAGGAAAATCCATCGTACAGGCCATAGCGGGCAGCGGGGGCAACTGCGTCGGTTTTGGTGAAATGGGCATCGGCAACACATCGTCCGCTTCCCTTATCATGAGCGCTGTTACGGGTATTCCTCTTGCTGCCTGTGTCGGGCGGGGCACAGGTGTCAATGACGAACAGCTGCAAACGAAAATAAACACCCTCGGACAGGCATATGCGCTACACCGGCTGCCCGAACTTCGTCACCAGCCCGTTGCCCTGCTCTCCAGGGTGGGCGGTTTCGAGATCGCGATGATGGCGGGGGCTTATCTCCAGGCGGCGGAAGAAAAAATGGTGATCGTGGTGGATGGGTTTATCGCTTCCGCAGCGTTGCTGCTGGCGCAGCTGATCAATCCTTCCGTTGTTTCCCATTGCATCTTTGCGCATACCAGCGGAGAGCAGGGCCATGAAAAAATGCTGCAACACCTGCAGGCCACCACTTTACTGCACCTCGGCATGCGATTGGGAGAAGGCACCGGCGCCGCGCTGGCTATTCCGTTGATCCGGTCGGCTGTTAATTTTTTACAGGAGATGGCGTCGTTCGAATCCGCCGGCGTATCCAACATTGAGGCTACAACATGA
- a CDS encoding DUF4199 domain-containing protein: protein MNKYRIELKWALIFAIMTLLWAVIEKAAGFHDERIADRPVFGAFILVPATVIYYFALNEKKNKYYGGGITYRQGILSGILLSLFIGVISILTSIINLKIISPDFLSNTIHHAVSSGSLTAEQASRQFNTPAFITTGAIAAVVTGAVISAVVSLFITRNRQKGLTT, encoded by the coding sequence ATGAACAAGTATAGAATTGAACTTAAATGGGCCCTTATCTTTGCCATAATGACATTGTTATGGGCGGTTATTGAAAAAGCAGCGGGATTTCACGACGAGCGTATCGCAGACCGGCCTGTTTTCGGGGCCTTTATCCTCGTCCCGGCGACCGTGATCTACTACTTCGCGCTGAATGAGAAAAAAAATAAGTACTACGGCGGGGGCATCACCTATAGGCAAGGCATTCTGAGCGGCATACTGTTAAGCCTTTTTATTGGCGTTATCAGCATTCTGACCAGCATCATCAATCTCAAGATCATATCGCCTGATTTTCTAAGCAACACCATCCATCATGCGGTATCAAGCGGCTCCCTCACGGCCGAACAGGCCAGCCGGCAATTTAATACCCCGGCTTTTATAACTACCGGCGCAATTGCGGCCGTTGTTACGGGCGCCGTCATTTCGGCAGTTG